The Streptomyces luteogriseus genome includes a window with the following:
- a CDS encoding transcriptional regulator produces the protein MAARPLVARQPNERLQALIQEAGCSNAGLARRVNMCGAEHGLDLRYDKTSVARWLRGQQPRGRAPAIIAEALGRKLGRTVTIDEIGMANGKNLASGVGLQFSPTVLGAIEQVCELWRSDVGRRDFLSGSSVAASALVEPSRDWLISSPDPQVSRSAGPRVGQSDVQAVQAMTQALVDLDHQYGSGHVRPVVVHYLNSVVSGLLAGSYREAVGRDLFAAVARLTELAGYMAVDTGQPGLAQRYYIQALRLAQAAGDRGYGGYVLAASMSHLAAQLGNPREIAQLARAAQEGARGRVSPRAESMFLAAEARGHALMGDVRAAQSSAGRAVSALEAADPAAGDDPVWIAHFDEAYLADELAHCHRDLGQAEAAARCAQESLAGHPETRARRRAIGYVLLATAQVQQREIEEACATGMKAVELLEGLRSNRGAEYLEDFQQRLEPYRDEAVVREFGARLDLQAAA, from the coding sequence ATGGCCGCAAGGCCGCTCGTCGCCAGGCAGCCGAACGAACGGCTCCAGGCGCTCATCCAGGAAGCCGGATGCTCCAACGCCGGCCTGGCCCGCCGGGTCAACATGTGCGGTGCCGAGCACGGCCTCGACCTGCGCTACGACAAGACGTCGGTGGCGCGCTGGCTGCGCGGGCAGCAGCCACGGGGCAGGGCCCCGGCGATCATCGCCGAGGCCCTGGGCCGCAAACTCGGCCGGACCGTCACCATCGACGAGATCGGCATGGCCAACGGCAAGAACCTCGCCTCGGGCGTGGGCCTCCAGTTCTCGCCGACGGTACTGGGGGCCATCGAGCAGGTCTGCGAGCTGTGGCGCAGCGACGTGGGGCGGCGGGACTTCCTGTCCGGCTCCTCCGTCGCCGCGTCCGCGCTGGTCGAGCCCAGCCGTGACTGGCTGATCTCCTCGCCCGACCCGCAGGTGTCGCGTTCGGCGGGGCCGCGGGTGGGGCAGTCCGACGTGCAGGCGGTCCAGGCCATGACGCAGGCGCTGGTGGACCTCGACCACCAGTACGGCAGCGGGCATGTGCGGCCGGTCGTCGTGCACTACCTCAACAGCGTGGTCTCCGGGCTGCTGGCCGGGTCGTACCGGGAGGCGGTCGGGCGGGACCTGTTCGCCGCGGTGGCCCGGCTGACGGAGCTCGCCGGTTACATGGCCGTCGACACGGGGCAACCCGGCCTGGCCCAGCGCTACTACATCCAGGCGCTGCGGCTGGCGCAGGCCGCCGGGGACCGCGGCTACGGCGGGTACGTCCTCGCCGCCTCGATGAGCCATCTCGCCGCGCAGCTCGGAAACCCACGGGAGATCGCGCAGTTGGCGAGGGCGGCGCAGGAGGGGGCGCGGGGGCGCGTGTCGCCGCGGGCGGAGTCGATGTTCCTGGCGGCGGAGGCGCGCGGGCACGCCCTCATGGGCGACGTGCGCGCCGCGCAGTCCTCGGCGGGGCGCGCGGTGAGCGCCCTGGAGGCGGCCGACCCGGCGGCGGGGGACGACCCGGTGTGGATCGCGCACTTCGACGAGGCGTATCTGGCCGACGAGTTGGCCCACTGCCACCGGGACCTCGGGCAGGCCGAGGCGGCGGCCCGGTGTGCGCAGGAGTCGCTGGCCGGGCATCCCGAGACGCGGGCGCGCAGGCGGGCCATCGGCTATGTCCTCTTGGCCACGGCGCAGGTGCAGCAGCGCGAGATCGAAGAGGCGTGCGCCACAGGCATGAAGGCCGTGGAACTGCTGGAGGGGCTGCGCTCCAACCGGGGCGCCGAGTACCTGGAGGACTTCCAGCAGCGGCTGGAGCCGTACCGGGACGAGGCGGTGGTAAGGGAGTTCGGGGCGCGGCTCGACCTGCAGGCGGCCGCGTGA